The Elaeis guineensis isolate ETL-2024a chromosome 12, EG11, whole genome shotgun sequence sequence ACAAAGGTGTGAACTCAGAAATGAGTCACCCGAACCCATATTAGTTTTTATCTAAACCCATTGTAATTTGGACACGCATACATAAAGCAGGGCTATCCCCCAAGTGTTCGTTTACGAAGGACAACGTGATAACTGCGACCCTACAATTCCAGCACCAACGATGTCGGTGTTTGAACGGTTCAAGCACCCCTCAGCCAACCATCCTGCCTCCGCTAACCCAACTGGCCCGGCTGTCTTGACCCATCTCCCGTTACCAAGAAAACCTTGCCATGCTCGTCTCCCCCCACCACCACCAACCATTCCCAGATCCACGGGGCCTTGGCTTCCCATCCACCATCACCGGAAGGAAGCCATGGCCATGGCATCGATGCCCGAGCCTAAATCCTCCGATGAAGATCTCAGGCCCTGCGAAAAGAAAGCTCTGCATGAGTTCCGGGCGAGAGTGGAAGAGGCGATCGTCGGCACCCAGCAGCTGGTGAAACCGTCCGGGCGCGAGAAGAGCAAGAGCCGCGTCGCGTGCGGGGTGGAGGATCTGCGCGAGGTTTCGTTGTGGGGCATTCCACTGTTGCCAAGCCATGGCCACGAAGGGACCGACGTCATCCTCCTCAAGTTTCTGCGGGCAAGGGAATTCAAGGTCTCCGACGCATTTGCGATGCTCCAAAAGACCTTACGATGGAGAAGGGAATTCGGAGCGGACAACATCTTGGAGGACGAGGATTTGGGGCTGGCCGAGCTGGATGACGCGGCCTACGTGAATGGCACGGACAAGGAGGGCCACCCCGTGTGCTACAACATCTGCGGGGCGTTCAAAGACAAGGATTTGTACCGCAAGACCTTCGGGAGCAAGCAGAGGCGCGACAGCTTTCTGCGGTGGAGGGTTGGGTTCATGGAGAAGGGCATCCAGCAGCTCAGCTTCAAGCCCGGGGGAGCGGGATCCTTGCTTCTTCAAGTCATAGACCTCAAGGACTCCTGCGGCCCCGACATGAAGGAGCTCCGCAGCGCCACCAAGAAGGTCGTCTCCGTTCTCCAGGACAACTATCCGGAATTCGTCGTCAAGAATGTAAGGCTATGCATGGCTTTTATGTATCTCGTCTAATCCCAAAGAGTTAAATTTCAAATCGCAAGTACTACGAACCGGGACTCTGCCTGCTTACACCGATGATACGCTCCGAGTCCCCGAAGCGAGTCTGGTTCTCTCCTGGTCTTGCAGACTCGGCAAATTTTCCCATCATTATGTCTGATGGTGCTTGGCCACTGAATTCAGATCATGATAGGAAGTAGCATAACCGCTTGATGTGCTATCAGCATTCACCTATTTCTCAAAaggactctctctctttctatacatatatatatatatatatatatatatatatatatatatatatatatatatatatatatatatatatatatatatatatatatatatctgcatATTTTTGTATAAATAAAATATTGCGAACCTATCAGAGTCTCAACCTTTCTTTGACAATTAAGAATCATCaatttttttgtatttatctACTCCGAACTGATTACCATCCTATCTGTGTCTTTGGTGCAGATATTCATTAATGTATCATTCGGGTATTACGTTTACCATGCATTATTTTCTAACCTCATCACACCAAGAAGCAAGAGCAAGTTTATATTTGCCAGGCCTTCTAAAGTTCTGGAAACACTCCTCAAGTGAGACTCATGGTCAATTGATTTATCTAGTGTCCTTAGAAAATTCATATATCTAATGGTGTATACTTCTGAAGGTATATAGCCCCAGAGGAAATACCAGTACAATATGGTGGCTTTAAAAGGGAGGATGATGATGAATTTTCACCAGAAAATCCAGTCTCAGAGTTGGTCATTAAAGGTGGTGGTACGGCAACCATTGAAATTCCCCTAGTTGAGGTAATATGTTCAGTAAAATTTGAAAATCACACAGTGATATCTTACTTTCCGTTTGCTTAAATTTAACCATGAcagcatcaaaattttaaatcactTAGTAGGAGTGTGGTTGTATATTTGTGCATTTAACTTCCTCCTGTCTTTCTTCTTGTTGTATGCACACTATGATGGTCCAAAGAGCGGTGGTTCTGGGCGTAGTGGAGTATAACCCACTGCCACTGGCTACCACACTTGAAAATCTCCTCGTTTCGTAGGAGGTTCTGGATTCGGATCTTGATAGTGGTGTCTGCAAGAGTTTGAGCCAAGTAATTCCAATGGAGGTTGCTCCTTGTTTTAGTTAAAAAAACACAAGGGAGAGGGGGAGGGATCGTTTGACTTTACtctgaaataaataaatattctCTAAAGAGAGCGCTAAAGATTACACGAATTATGATGTCGCAACTGAATAGATGGTCCGGGTTTTTTTTTCCCCTTGGTAATTAGTATGGGGTTTTTCACCCACAACCAGATTCCTTATAATATTAATGATGGATtgatcttttcctttatcttgtTATAAACTGAACAGCCAGGAGTGACCGTTGTTTGGGACATCACGACGGTAGGATGGGAAGTAATCTATAAGGAGGAGTTCATCCCAGATGATGAAGGCTCATATAGGGTCTTGattcaaaaggaaaaaaagatggAAGAGAGCGTTAGGAATTCCTTCTACATCAATGAACCTGGGAAGGTGGTGTTGACGATAGAAAATCGCACTtacaagaagaagagggtctaccACAGATCCAAAAGCAAGCCCACCATCCCCTTGTACAATTTGTTAAACCAAACTGAACATCCCATTGTATAGTTTGCTATGAAAGGGTATACACTTTTAACACCTTTCCCTGACTACCAACAATCGCGATGTGCAATATTTATGACCATTATTTCCttcaaaggaaaatgaagaaaagaactATGATCATATAATATAATTTCAAGAATTAGTACTCCATTTAGAGTAAGAAGCATTTTGAGCAGTCAATGCATTGTCATCGAATATCTTCGGGAGGAAACTGGATTTCAATATTAATCTTTAttacataccaaaaaaaaaaaattactctcaACCATATTTACAATCTTCAAGTAGATATCTACAGGCATATTAACAAAACGATTAAGACAGCAACCACAGTCAATATCTTTGAATCATACATAAACTACAGCACTATAAAACGAAAACCTCAGCTTGACCCTAGGTATAACATCCAAGTCTATACAACATCGTATTTCATATAACAAAATAAAATCCATCAGTTCCCCATATGGAAGACCGAAACTCAGAGAAAATCCTCAAAGCTGCTCATCTGGCTTATCATGACAATTAGCATATATCATATCTATGACATATCAGGCCTTGTGACACTTATGCTTAACCATAAGTGCCACCTTCACTCAAAATATTCAGCCATCAATACCACCACTAGACCTGTTGCAACCACTAGCCTGCTCATAACCCTTTCAACTAGTTGGAAACCACCCTCTCAAGCAAGATATGCCATACCATACCAAACTAGACAATACAACTCGTATCGGACTATATTGATTTGGTATCGATACATAATAAGGAAAATATACCTAAACTCAGTATACCAAATCAGCCTCATACTAGATGTACCGACATAATAACAATATAGCACCGATCCCGGCACCGAAATGGCATACCTTGCTCTCAGGCAAGAAGTACAGTCTCAGAATTAAAATAAATTGAATGATTTCATCAAGATCTGAGTCAAtgatttcaagaaaaaaaatcaagccaaaaaccATGATAATTTCCACCTAATAGTAGATTATATCGTTCAGAATGGATGCTGGAACTAAAATGcatgaaaatttagattatatCATTCAATTTCAAACTTCTAATTGATTCCTTAACTCCCTGTCCAGTTAGCACTTTATTTAAACAAACAAGAGCTAAAAAAGGTAAAGAAGCAGCAATCATACACCAACCAATCATCTGCATGTCTGCCCTGAAAATAACAAAACATCATCAAAGTGTAGGTTGAAGCAATTCATCATCAACATGGAAGTTGTGCAGTACCGGTAACAGTTATTGCAAGCAAAGGGTCTACCCAAAAGCCAgattgaaaatatataaaaaatactgagACTTCATAATTCATATGGATGAGTCATAGCTACTACATGCTTTACAATGAACTCAAACTAAGGTGCTCTAGCAACAATCATTTGAAGGATGGTTAGAAGTAACAACTCTTTCCTCAGACAAAATATTCACAAAATCGTATTTACAGGTAATCCAGCTGTCCTGTAGGTGAGCTAGTGATACATATGCACACTGGAACAATCGGAAGTCTTACAACCCACCATAAATCCATGGAGATCTTCATGACTCCCTATACTTGGTTAGATCGAACGTTAATGTTCTTGAGCAGCTGCAAATAGCAGTCACATGTCCACAAATATGAAAGACAAGATAATCggcaaaaaaaaacaaagaaagaaaatcaatgaTAACTACGTGATTGGTGAAAACACAGGAAATAGAC is a genomic window containing:
- the LOC105055685 gene encoding patellin-6, with amino-acid sequence MSVFERFKHPSANHPASANPTGPAVLTHLPLPRKPCHARLPPPPPTIPRSTGPWLPIHHHRKEAMAMASMPEPKSSDEDLRPCEKKALHEFRARVEEAIVGTQQLVKPSGREKSKSRVACGVEDLREVSLWGIPLLPSHGHEGTDVILLKFLRAREFKVSDAFAMLQKTLRWRREFGADNILEDEDLGLAELDDAAYVNGTDKEGHPVCYNICGAFKDKDLYRKTFGSKQRRDSFLRWRVGFMEKGIQQLSFKPGGAGSLLLQVIDLKDSCGPDMKELRSATKKVVSVLQDNYPEFVVKNIFINVSFGYYVYHALFSNLITPRSKSKFIFARPSKVLETLLKYIAPEEIPVQYGGFKREDDDEFSPENPVSELVIKGGGTATIEIPLVEPGVTVVWDITTVGWEVIYKEEFIPDDEGSYRVLIQKEKKMEESVRNSFYINEPGKVVLTIENRTYKKKRVYHRSKSKPTIPLYNLLNQTEHPIV